The following coding sequences are from one Nonlabens arenilitoris window:
- the fbp gene encoding class 1 fructose-bisphosphatase — MARKNQTLGEFIIENQSEFQYSSGELSRLINSIRLAAKMVNHEVNKAGLVDITGSAGEINTQGEDQQKLDVLANDTFIRTLTNREIVCGIASEENDDFITIEGHKENHSNKYVVLMDPLDGSSNIDVNVSVGTIFSIYRRVTPVGTPVQLEDFLQPGSSQVAAGYIVYGTSTMLVYTTGHGVNGFTLNPALGTYYLSHPNMKFSEDGNIYSVNEGNYTHFPQGVKDYIKYCQQDEGDRPYTSRYIGSLVSDIHRNMIKGGIYMYPKSAKAPNGKLRLLYECNPMAFIAEQAGGTASDGHTRIMDLKPTELHQRVPFFCGSKNMVAKVEEFIQKHDK, encoded by the coding sequence ATGGCACGTAAAAATCAAACATTAGGAGAATTTATCATTGAAAATCAATCTGAATTTCAATATTCCAGTGGCGAACTTTCTAGACTTATCAACTCAATAAGACTAGCAGCAAAAATGGTCAATCACGAGGTCAACAAAGCAGGATTAGTAGACATTACTGGTAGCGCTGGCGAGATCAATACTCAAGGAGAAGATCAACAAAAGCTTGATGTGCTAGCAAATGACACATTTATAAGAACCCTTACTAATCGCGAGATTGTTTGTGGTATTGCTAGTGAAGAAAATGATGATTTTATAACTATAGAAGGTCATAAAGAGAACCACAGTAACAAATATGTGGTATTAATGGATCCATTAGACGGTAGTTCAAATATTGACGTCAATGTATCTGTAGGTACTATATTTTCTATATATAGACGTGTAACACCTGTAGGGACACCTGTTCAATTAGAAGACTTTTTACAACCTGGTAGTTCTCAAGTAGCCGCTGGATATATTGTATATGGTACATCAACCATGCTAGTTTACACAACCGGTCATGGAGTAAATGGATTTACATTAAACCCAGCGCTAGGAACGTATTATCTATCTCACCCCAACATGAAATTTTCTGAAGATGGCAACATCTACAGTGTAAATGAAGGTAATTACACTCATTTCCCTCAAGGCGTTAAAGATTATATTAAATATTGCCAGCAAGATGAAGGTGACCGACCTTACACAAGTCGTTACATAGGAAGTTTAGTATCTGATATTCACAGAAATATGATTAAAGGCGGCATTTATATGTATCCTAAAAGCGCCAAAGCTCCTAATGGAAAACTGCGTCTTTTATATGAGTGTAACCCTATGGCCTTTATTGCTGAACAAGCCGGTGGAACCGCTAGTGATGGGCATACTCGAATTATGGATTTAAAACCTACAGAACTTCATCAACGTGTTCCTTTTTTCTGTGGTAGTAAAAACATGGTCGCTAAAGTCGAGGAATTCATTCAAAAGCACGATAAGTAA
- a CDS encoding GNAT family N-acetyltransferase: MIQIKEARVTDYPRVLELIQELATFEKEPDAVEVTVDDLIKHGGGEHPLFKCFVAFYNDKIEGIALCYPRFSTWKGKTIHLEDLIVTQSLRGKGLGKALYNQVMQYAYNEKVRRVEWVVLDWNEGAIDFYKNTGATILEDWHLAQMDEESLCNYVLRNEDI, translated from the coding sequence ATGATACAGATAAAAGAAGCTAGAGTAACTGATTATCCTAGAGTGTTAGAGCTTATTCAAGAGTTAGCTACTTTTGAAAAAGAGCCTGATGCGGTTGAAGTTACCGTAGATGACTTAATTAAACATGGTGGTGGTGAACATCCATTATTTAAATGTTTTGTTGCTTTTTATAATGATAAGATTGAGGGAATTGCACTATGTTACCCTAGGTTTTCAACTTGGAAAGGCAAGACAATACATCTAGAGGACCTTATTGTTACTCAAAGTTTAAGAGGAAAAGGTCTTGGGAAAGCATTGTATAATCAGGTGATGCAATATGCTTATAATGAAAAAGTACGTCGGGTAGAATGGGTTGTACTTGACTGGAATGAAGGTGCGATAGATTTTTATAAAAATACGGGAGCTACAATATTAGAAGATTGGCATCTCGCACAAATGGACGAAGAATCGCTCTGTAATTATGTTTTAAGAAATGAAGATATTTAA
- a CDS encoding aspartate kinase, which translates to MKIFKFGGASVKDAAGVRNVLQVVQTMGYDGLGIVVSAMGKTTNALEEIINRYQNNDSSYLTLIDDLFAQHLDIVSDLESNDASEDVLIRFRESELKKDLKATIESLKGTMLRNQSKNHAFIYDQVVSHGELLSTMIVASYFNAHDLPVEWMDARQLIKTDHKYRDAAVDWKETEKSIKSNCAGKLFLTQGFIGSDDNGFTTTLGREGSDYTAAILAYALDAHHVTIWKDVPGVLNGDPRVFDNTILLEQISYREAIELAFYGASVIHPKTLQPLQGKQIELRVKSFLNPQAQGTVIKEGDALRPMTPCYIVRKNLVFLEVSARDFSFIGENNISDIFHQLSESKMQVGLLQNSAISFTICVEDKYHKLSELLEDLEARYKVNAVSDVSLYTIRHHSDNAIESIENGKDVLLRQRTQETLQLVVKG; encoded by the coding sequence ATGAAGATATTTAAATTTGGTGGTGCGTCAGTAAAAGACGCTGCAGGTGTACGTAATGTCTTGCAAGTCGTTCAAACTATGGGCTATGATGGTTTAGGGATAGTAGTCTCGGCCATGGGCAAAACAACTAATGCGTTAGAAGAAATTATTAATCGTTATCAAAATAATGATAGTTCTTATTTGACTCTTATTGATGATCTATTTGCTCAACACCTTGATATTGTTTCTGACCTAGAGAGTAATGATGCTAGTGAAGATGTTTTGATACGCTTTCGCGAAAGCGAACTTAAAAAAGACCTGAAAGCTACCATAGAGTCCTTAAAAGGTACTATGCTGCGCAACCAAAGTAAAAATCATGCATTTATTTATGATCAAGTAGTTAGTCATGGAGAGCTGCTATCAACCATGATCGTAGCAAGTTATTTTAATGCTCATGACCTGCCAGTTGAATGGATGGACGCACGACAATTAATTAAAACAGATCACAAGTATAGAGATGCAGCCGTAGATTGGAAAGAGACTGAAAAATCAATCAAAAGCAACTGTGCTGGTAAACTTTTTTTAACTCAAGGATTCATAGGATCAGATGATAATGGTTTTACCACAACATTAGGTAGAGAAGGTAGTGATTATACTGCGGCAATTCTTGCATATGCTCTAGATGCTCATCATGTAACAATATGGAAAGATGTACCTGGAGTATTAAATGGTGATCCACGTGTATTTGATAATACTATATTGCTAGAGCAAATATCATACCGCGAGGCTATAGAATTAGCTTTTTATGGAGCTAGTGTTATACATCCTAAAACATTACAGCCTTTGCAAGGTAAACAGATTGAATTGAGAGTGAAATCATTTTTGAATCCACAGGCTCAAGGTACTGTAATTAAAGAAGGTGATGCTTTACGACCTATGACGCCTTGTTACATAGTACGTAAAAATCTAGTTTTCTTAGAGGTGTCTGCTCGTGACTTTAGCTTTATAGGAGAAAATAACATTAGTGATATATTTCATCAATTAAGTGAAAGTAAAATGCAAGTAGGTTTGCTGCAAAACTCTGCAATTAGTTTTACCATTTGTGTTGAAGATAAGTATCATAAACTTTCTGAATTGTTAGAGGATCTAGAGGCCAGATACAAGGTTAACGCGGTAAGTGATGTTTCACTTTATACTATCAGACATCATAGTGATAATGCAATTGAGTCTATAGAAAATGGGAAGGATGTACTTTTAAGACAGCGCACTCAAGAAACTTTACAGCTAGTAGTTAAAGGATAA
- a CDS encoding GNAT family N-acyltransferase, with protein MGLVTAKEVAKAIHIDKYGFLGTLGGWSLMKLLRISTLNKLYNRHKHLKDVKFLTALLEDLQIEFEIPEEDLRRIPKTGAFITISNHPLGGIDGILLMKLLLDKRPDYKIIANFLLHRIEPLKPFIMPVNPFEDRKDVKSSTAGFMQAIRHLKGDMPLGIFPAGEVSTYKDGKLVVDKPWEEAAMKLIQRAEVPVIPIYFHAKNSRLFYRLAKISDTFRTAKLPSETLTQKRRIIKVRIGNAISVKDQKEHESLTGFTEFLRRKTYMLSKAYDKESTKLKDIPKTIKLPKSPKKIIKQVDPAKMIKEVDQLRSDDKRLLQSKNYEVFLAKSDKMPHVMTEIGRLREITFRKIGEGTNKAIDLDHYDNYYHQMFLWDNEVQAVAGAYRMGMGSEIYEARGIEGFYLNELFKFEPELYKMMNQSIEMGRAFIIPEYQLKPMPLFLLWKGIVHCTLRFPEHKYLIGGVSISNKFSNFSKSLMIEFMKSNYYDPYIAQYITPKQEFKVKLEDADKDFIFDESEADLNKFDRLIDELEPNELRLPVLIKKYVKQNAKVIAFNVDPLFNNAIDGLMYIRIADLPESTVKPVMEEFQAEMEARYFRDNEDSEE; from the coding sequence ATGGGTCTGGTAACAGCAAAAGAGGTCGCAAAAGCGATTCATATAGATAAATATGGTTTCCTGGGTACGCTTGGTGGCTGGTCACTTATGAAGTTATTGCGCATTTCCACGCTCAATAAACTTTATAACAGACATAAACATTTAAAAGATGTAAAGTTTCTTACAGCTTTACTTGAAGATTTACAAATTGAGTTTGAAATACCTGAGGAAGATTTAAGGCGTATTCCTAAAACAGGTGCGTTTATAACGATATCAAATCATCCTTTAGGAGGAATTGATGGTATTTTGTTGATGAAGTTATTACTGGATAAAAGGCCAGACTATAAAATTATAGCAAATTTCTTATTGCATCGTATAGAGCCTTTAAAACCTTTTATAATGCCGGTAAATCCCTTTGAGGATCGTAAGGACGTAAAATCTTCTACCGCTGGTTTTATGCAGGCAATTAGACATCTTAAAGGCGATATGCCATTAGGTATATTCCCTGCAGGAGAAGTGTCAACTTATAAAGATGGTAAGTTAGTGGTAGATAAGCCATGGGAAGAAGCTGCAATGAAATTAATTCAACGTGCTGAGGTGCCTGTGATACCTATCTATTTTCATGCAAAAAATAGTAGACTGTTCTATAGATTAGCAAAAATATCTGACACTTTCAGGACTGCAAAACTACCGTCTGAAACTTTAACTCAAAAGCGCCGCATTATTAAAGTGCGTATAGGTAATGCTATATCTGTTAAAGATCAAAAAGAGCACGAGAGTCTAACTGGTTTTACTGAGTTTTTAAGGCGTAAAACTTATATGCTTTCTAAAGCATATGATAAAGAGTCTACAAAACTTAAAGATATACCTAAGACCATAAAACTTCCTAAAAGTCCAAAAAAGATCATAAAGCAGGTAGATCCCGCAAAAATGATTAAAGAGGTGGATCAATTAAGAAGTGATGATAAGCGCCTTTTACAATCTAAAAATTATGAGGTATTTCTCGCAAAAAGCGATAAAATGCCTCATGTAATGACAGAGATTGGTAGGTTGCGTGAAATAACATTTAGAAAAATAGGTGAAGGGACAAATAAAGCGATCGATTTAGATCATTACGATAATTATTATCATCAAATGTTCTTATGGGATAATGAGGTACAAGCGGTAGCTGGTGCATATCGTATGGGAATGGGTAGTGAGATTTATGAAGCTCGTGGTATTGAAGGTTTTTATCTTAATGAGCTGTTTAAATTTGAGCCTGAGCTATACAAAATGATGAATCAGTCTATAGAAATGGGACGTGCGTTCATCATACCAGAGTATCAACTTAAACCGATGCCTTTATTTCTTTTATGGAAAGGTATTGTACACTGTACTTTGCGTTTTCCAGAGCATAAGTATCTCATAGGTGGTGTGAGTATAAGTAACAAATTTTCAAACTTCTCAAAATCATTAATGATTGAGTTTATGAAAAGTAATTACTATGATCCATACATTGCTCAATATATCACGCCTAAGCAAGAGTTTAAAGTAAAGCTAGAAGATGCTGATAAGGATTTTATTTTTGATGAGTCTGAGGCTGATTTAAACAAATTTGATAGGTTAATAGATGAACTAGAACCTAATGAGTTGCGCCTACCAGTGCTAATTAAAAAATATGTCAAACAAAATGCTAAAGTTATAGCGTTTAACGTTGATCCATTGTTTAATAATGCCATTGATGGTCTTATGTATATACGTATTGCAGACCTGCCTGAAAGTACCGTAAAACCTGTGATGGAAGAGTTTCAAGCCGAGATGGAGGCACGTTATTTTAGAGATAATGAAGACAGCGAAGAATAA
- a CDS encoding carboxypeptidase-like regulatory domain-containing protein → MKTAKNNMRFFILAISLFFFHHLCNAQILKGRVVDSLTQEVISGASVYIDGTSKGVITDLDGNFRFDYPENVKSALVIRMMGYKTIRFSKPLEADLSKIALVQKADELDPVMINPDPWSRKKKEQYFKKYFLGTSTIAADCKILNLDDVKMRFNPVTGLMTARCNKPIMVRNKHLGYLISYDLIDFELQFEKRILRPGPGIILPDNVSVLESFHLEEAYFLGSSFFQELSNKPSRRKKYVRRRNNLYKVSELRFFRALATDQLQDKGYVLYYDKFAVDIKDHIRVKQLKTYSVIGFRHDQYPIIDAKNNRTDIYLSGEQIIVDQHGNNLSGKAIKFNGFMAELRVGGMLPLDFKPEEN, encoded by the coding sequence ATGAAGACAGCGAAGAATAATATGAGATTCTTCATTCTAGCTATATCTTTATTTTTCTTTCATCATCTTTGCAATGCACAAATACTTAAAGGTAGGGTTGTAGATTCCTTAACACAAGAGGTGATTAGTGGAGCGTCAGTCTATATCGATGGAACGTCCAAAGGTGTTATAACGGATTTAGATGGTAATTTCAGATTCGATTATCCCGAAAATGTAAAATCTGCATTAGTGATCAGGATGATGGGATATAAAACTATTCGATTTTCTAAACCACTAGAGGCTGATTTAAGTAAAATTGCTTTAGTTCAAAAAGCAGATGAGCTAGATCCTGTAATGATCAATCCAGATCCTTGGTCTCGTAAAAAGAAAGAACAATATTTTAAAAAATATTTTTTAGGCACCTCAACCATTGCTGCAGACTGTAAAATACTTAATCTAGACGACGTGAAAATGCGTTTTAATCCTGTAACAGGTTTAATGACAGCTAGGTGTAATAAGCCCATTATGGTTAGAAATAAACATTTAGGCTACTTAATTAGTTATGATCTGATAGATTTTGAACTACAGTTTGAGAAAAGGATTTTAAGACCAGGACCTGGCATTATTCTACCTGACAACGTAAGTGTCTTAGAAAGCTTTCATCTTGAAGAGGCCTATTTTTTGGGGTCTTCATTTTTTCAAGAACTCAGTAATAAACCGTCCCGTCGCAAAAAATATGTTAGAAGAAGAAACAACTTATATAAAGTAAGTGAGCTGCGGTTTTTTAGGGCATTAGCTACTGATCAGTTGCAGGATAAAGGATATGTGCTTTATTATGATAAGTTTGCAGTAGACATAAAAGATCATATACGTGTTAAGCAATTAAAAACATACTCGGTAATTGGTTTTAGACATGATCAATATCCTATCATTGATGCTAAAAATAACAGAACAGATATCTATTTAAGTGGTGAACAAATTATAGTTGATCAACACGGTAACAACCTGTCAGGTAAAGCGATTAAATTCAATGGTTTTATGGCAGAATTGAGAGTAGGTGGAATGCTGCCTCTTGACTTTAAGCCCGAAGAGAATTAA
- a CDS encoding protein tyrosine phosphatase, with protein MLHILVLSISNATAGQMAHGFMDYFTNERAQIYSAGLEPQEINTTVIDSMDVVGIDISDYSSNHIDDYKKIPFDYIITLGENIASRIPHSISNKASIIEFPISNIEELNNGDEGAFAKARKIIQAYCEEFIESELKKIEKTKAIKKVKKKLKKNKKQD; from the coding sequence ATGCTTCATATACTAGTTCTTTCTATATCTAATGCCACTGCTGGTCAAATGGCACATGGATTTATGGATTATTTCACCAATGAGCGCGCACAAATCTATAGCGCTGGTTTAGAGCCTCAAGAAATTAACACTACAGTGATAGATAGCATGGATGTAGTGGGAATTGATATTTCAGATTATTCTTCTAACCATATCGACGACTATAAAAAAATACCTTTTGACTACATCATTACTTTGGGAGAAAATATAGCTAGTCGCATACCACACTCGATCTCTAATAAAGCTAGCATTATAGAATTTCCTATTTCTAATATTGAAGAACTTAATAATGGTGATGAAGGCGCTTTTGCAAAAGCGAGAAAGATAATTCAAGCTTACTGTGAAGAGTTTATAGAATCTGAATTAAAAAAGATTGAAAAGACTAAAGCCATTAAAAAGGTTAAGAAAAAACTTAAGAAAAATAAGAAACAAGATTAA
- a CDS encoding TM2 domain-containing protein, whose product MSDNGYDSTKDSFNSAKEAAKESYEEAKEAASHAADDFKREYDNFTKDTNNKRILAGVLGIFFGYLGIHKFVLGYNKEGIILLIAGILTCGGAGIIGIIEGIIYLTKSEEEFHQTYQINKKPWF is encoded by the coding sequence ATGAGCGATAATGGATACGATAGCACAAAAGATAGTTTTAACAGTGCAAAAGAGGCAGCAAAAGAAAGTTATGAAGAGGCGAAAGAAGCTGCGTCACATGCTGCAGATGATTTCAAGAGAGAATATGACAATTTTACAAAGGACACTAACAATAAAAGAATACTTGCTGGAGTATTAGGTATATTCTTCGGTTATCTAGGTATACATAAATTTGTTCTAGGTTATAATAAAGAAGGGATCATTCTACTTATCGCAGGTATATTAACTTGTGGTGGCGCTGGGATTATAGGTATTATAGAAGGGATCATTTACCTCACAAAATCTGAAGAAGAATTTCATCAAACCTATCAAATTAACAAAAAACCATGGTTTTAA
- a CDS encoding VOC family protein — protein MKAKVTGIGGVFFKCADVAATKAWYEEHLGLPVDEYGCTFWTGPTKEKASQQWSPFKKDTTYFNPGDQEFMINYRVNDLVRLIDQLKKSGVEIAGEIEEFDYGKFGWIIDIDGRKVELWEPANEELFEK, from the coding sequence ATGAAAGCAAAAGTAACAGGTATAGGAGGCGTGTTTTTTAAATGTGCAGATGTTGCTGCCACTAAAGCATGGTATGAAGAACACCTAGGCCTTCCAGTAGATGAGTACGGCTGCACCTTCTGGACAGGACCCACAAAAGAAAAAGCTTCTCAACAATGGAGTCCTTTTAAGAAAGACACTACTTATTTCAACCCAGGCGATCAAGAATTTATGATCAATTATCGTGTAAATGATTTAGTGCGTTTAATTGATCAATTAAAGAAATCTGGAGTTGAAATTGCAGGAGAAATAGAAGAATTTGATTACGGTAAATTTGGCTGGATTATAGACATTGATGGTCGTAAAGTTGAACTTTGGGAACCGGCTAATGAAGAATTATTTGAAAAATAG
- a CDS encoding 2-hydroxyacid dehydrogenase yields MKVLHLDSNHDILAHMLEDAGYSNYYDYTTSKKDILKIIHDYDGIIVRSRFPIDQEFLQAAKKLKFIGRVGAGLENIDLNTAHQLKISCYNAPEGNRNAVGEHALGMLLSLFNHLNRADQEVRNGIWLREENRGLELEGKTVGLIGYGNMGKSFARKLSGFDCKVIFYDLKNGLEDENATQVSLKELQSQADVLSLHTPQTALTTGMVNKEFINGFNKSFYFINTARGKSVITADLVEALELGKIRGAGLDVLEYEKSSFTSLFDSEMPLPFKKLLKMDNVLLSPHVAGWTVESKYKLAQVIASKIIKNH; encoded by the coding sequence ATGAAAGTTTTACACCTAGATTCAAACCACGATATTCTAGCACATATGCTAGAAGATGCTGGTTATAGTAATTATTATGATTATACAACATCAAAAAAAGATATCTTAAAAATCATACATGACTATGATGGTATTATCGTGCGCAGTAGATTCCCGATAGATCAAGAGTTTTTACAAGCTGCAAAAAAACTTAAATTCATAGGTCGTGTAGGCGCTGGACTAGAAAACATCGATTTAAATACCGCTCACCAACTTAAGATCTCCTGTTATAACGCACCTGAAGGTAATCGTAATGCAGTAGGTGAACATGCCTTAGGAATGCTTTTATCTCTATTTAATCACCTGAATAGAGCAGATCAAGAAGTGCGTAATGGTATATGGTTGCGAGAAGAAAACCGCGGATTAGAACTAGAAGGCAAAACTGTAGGACTAATAGGTTATGGTAATATGGGAAAATCATTTGCTAGAAAGCTTTCTGGTTTTGATTGTAAAGTCATTTTTTATGATCTTAAAAACGGACTAGAAGATGAAAACGCCACGCAAGTGTCTTTAAAAGAATTACAATCTCAGGCAGATGTGTTAAGCCTACACACACCACAAACTGCCTTAACCACAGGCATGGTTAATAAAGAATTTATAAATGGTTTTAATAAATCATTTTATTTTATTAATACGGCTAGAGGTAAATCTGTTATCACGGCAGACCTAGTTGAAGCATTAGAGTTAGGGAAAATAAGAGGTGCTGGATTAGATGTTTTAGAATATGAAAAAAGCTCATTTACTTCCTTATTTGATAGTGAAATGCCTTTACCCTTTAAAAAACTATTGAAAATGGACAATGTTTTATTAAGTCCGCACGTAGCAGGCTGGACGGTAGAGTCTAAGTATAAACTAGCACAAGTCATCGCTAGTAAAATTATTAAAAACCACTAA
- the mgtE gene encoding magnesium transporter gives MQFNITKDFLEEIRTLIESDNSAQLEHILEELHFADIAEIIDELNLEQAVYIVKLLDSEKTSEALMELDEDQRDRVLNALSPKEIADELEEMDTDDAADILNELPDNIAQEVISELIDEQHAEDIVDLLRYEENSAGGLMAKELVKVNENWTVTGCVSEMRAQAENVTRVHSIYVVDNNDKLKGRLSLKDLLTSPANTPIKDVCKPKVDYVTVKTSGEEVSRIMRKYDLEAIPVVDELDRLVGRVTIDDIVDFITEEAEKDYQLASGISQDVEANDSIWDLTKARLPWLVLGLVGGIGAAAIMGGFEHLIKEYAVLFLFTPLIAAMAGNVGVQSSAIIVQGIANDDLKGSIGNRLIKEVLLAMLNGVILAILLFAYTFFAEREFLTSLAISASLFAVIIVAGLVGTFVPLALHKRGIDPALATGPFITTSNDIFGILIYFLIAKAIIGI, from the coding sequence ATGCAGTTTAATATTACCAAAGATTTTCTAGAAGAAATACGCACGCTCATCGAGAGTGATAATAGTGCGCAGCTAGAGCATATCCTTGAGGAACTGCACTTTGCTGATATTGCTGAGATTATAGATGAGCTTAATCTTGAGCAAGCAGTTTACATTGTCAAGCTTCTTGATTCTGAGAAAACCAGTGAGGCTCTTATGGAGCTGGATGAGGACCAGCGTGATCGCGTTCTTAATGCACTTTCTCCTAAAGAAATTGCAGACGAGCTGGAAGAAATGGATACTGATGATGCAGCTGACATTCTAAACGAGCTTCCTGATAACATTGCTCAAGAAGTTATCTCTGAGCTTATAGATGAACAACATGCTGAGGATATTGTAGACCTTCTACGTTATGAAGAAAACAGTGCTGGTGGTTTAATGGCCAAAGAGCTCGTTAAAGTAAACGAGAACTGGACCGTTACCGGTTGTGTAAGTGAAATGCGTGCTCAAGCAGAAAATGTTACTCGTGTACATTCTATTTATGTAGTGGATAATAACGATAAATTAAAAGGCCGCTTGTCGCTTAAAGATTTACTAACCAGTCCAGCAAACACACCTATTAAAGATGTGTGTAAACCTAAGGTTGATTATGTAACCGTTAAAACATCTGGAGAAGAAGTTTCTCGTATCATGCGTAAGTATGATCTAGAGGCCATACCTGTTGTAGATGAATTAGACCGATTAGTAGGTCGTGTAACCATCGATGATATAGTAGATTTTATAACAGAAGAAGCAGAGAAAGATTACCAACTTGCCAGTGGTATTTCTCAAGACGTTGAGGCAAATGACAGCATCTGGGATTTAACTAAAGCGCGATTACCATGGCTAGTTTTAGGTCTAGTAGGTGGAATAGGTGCTGCGGCAATTATGGGTGGTTTTGAGCACCTGATTAAAGAGTATGCAGTCTTATTCTTATTCACACCACTTATAGCCGCTATGGCTGGTAACGTAGGTGTGCAGTCTAGTGCGATCATCGTTCAAGGTATTGCAAATGATGATTTGAAAGGCTCTATAGGAAATAGATTGATAAAAGAAGTGCTGCTCGCTATGCTTAATGGCGTCATACTCGCCATTTTATTATTTGCTTACACCTTCTTTGCAGAACGTGAATTTTTGACATCGCTAGCAATATCGGCATCATTGTTTGCGGTTATTATTGTGGCTGGTCTGGTAGGTACATTTGTACCACTAGCATTGCATAAAAGAGGCATCGATCCTGCACTGGCTACAGGACCATTTATTACTACAAGTAATGATATTTTTGGTATCTTAATCTACTTTTTAATTGCAAAGGCGATTATAGGAATATAG